Part of the Peromyscus maniculatus bairdii isolate BWxNUB_F1_BW_parent chromosome 23, HU_Pman_BW_mat_3.1, whole genome shotgun sequence genome is shown below.
GGACAATTACTTCCTATTATACAAAGGCTATGCCTCTGTCTGCTCATGACCTGgagtgaacaaaatgtgacacttgtATTTGTGGAACTGGCATGTTTGTAGTAACACTTTCACTAATTCCAAGTTTTTCCTGAATTAGGCATTCTATTCCACTGATGTCTGATTTAGGACTTACCTCAGTGTTGTGTGTATGCTGTGCTCTTTGGCTGTTGATGAATCTTGAATGTTCCCGGTTAAAGACGTCTTGAGCATACAGTCTGGTCTTATTAACGTGGTGTTGAATTTGATGTGACCTATCAATTACCCTCATTCAGGTTTTTCTAATCTGTCAGTCAAGGATATTGCCTGATACTACGATAATTTTGAAACGTCTTATATAGTTTGGAAATTAGGGGAATAACTCTTTTATGAAATGTGCTTGAAACTGTGCCTTCCCTCAGTTTATGAACTACTAAAATACTTGTCGGTCATTGTTGCTAGTTGTAGAGATTGGAAAGTTGATTTCCAGGGATTTAGATTTCCTgtgtcatatttatatttatgttttttcagtttttctttatatttcatctttttcatACAGTACATCCTGACTGCATCTTCCCCTCCTTCCgctcctcccagttgcccctcacctcctctctccaccagatccactgctcctctgtttcccttgagaaaagagcaggctccAGGGGATAGCAACTGAACATggaataacaagatgcaataagattatattaaattttttttgttttagtgataATTTGTACTTATTTTATCAATTTCCTCAATAAATGTTacccaattttcatttttgaaaattcagccttttatttccctttggtttcttttctcctttatagaaaacatttttaaatttactggactaaataaatatataaagcacaTAATGTGTATTATAggtaacatatatgtataatatttataactgtgttataatattatattataactatattataatagATGCTGAGTATATTATGTATAATTCTACTAGTTTAGAGTTTGAATTCATTGAACTATTTTACATAATCTTGATCAACTTTGTTAAGGGTTTGCATTGTGGCACATCCTTGAAAAGAAGCAGCTCATTCTTTCAGGGATCTCAGGATTTTCTTTTCCATGCCAACTTTACTTATACCAACACTGATCTTTCTTATGATTCCTCATCCACTGCCTTGGGTTTAGGTTCTTCTAGTATTTTTGTATCCTTGAAGAGCATCATTAGATTGTTTGGGATATCTCAATTTCATAACAGAGAATCCAAATCTATATCCTCCCCTTCTAAAACtgcattaatctttttcttttagcattgtgtGGGTCTGGGATTACCCACAAGATAAAGTGGTTGGAATTGAGCAGAACACCATGGCCAACCACATGGAAGAGGACTatcttgaaaaggatttcaggatgttaACATCTCTAGGTTGTGGTTCATTCGGGGAGGTAAAGCTGGCCTGCCATcttcccacacatacacgagtggctgtcaaggtccttgagaaaaacaccaacagTGTGGCTGACATCAGTACTGAAGTGAACATCCTTCAGTCTTTAGAACACAGGAACATCGTTCGATTTTTTGACATGATCGATACACTGTCAACCACTTATCTGattatggagtatgtggcagGAGAAGACCTGGAGAGCTGCCTCGGGGCTCTGGGCTGTtttaaggaggaggaggctagagtgattttccggcaggtggtgtcagcagttcacttcctccaccagagacacatcgcacaccgtgatatcaaattagaaaacatcctagttgatgcagcaggaaatgcaaagctttgtgactttggtatggcaattgaaatcacagaggggcagatgttggaggagatctgtggctccttgctctattgggccccagagatcttggcaagaaagccctatgatggacgggcaggtgatatgtggagcttgggtatTGTTCTATATGTCTTAGTCACAGGGCACTTTCCATACATGGAGGAAACCCTTGAAGGTATGCACAgggtcatcaccaccacaatgtgtCCCATTCCCTACCATCTGTCAAAACCCTGTCACATCATCATTGCCCGACTACTCATGGTCCCTATCTGGTACCGATTCACAATCTGTCAGCTTGTGGAACGACCATGGCTAGGGCCCATTCAAGAACATGTACTGCCTGccaccaaagaaatcctgcccagGGTCGTGGAGACCATGTGCACCATCGGCTATACGTGTGAGGAGATTGTTTCATCCCTAACTCACAGGCGAGAAGATAATCATGTAACGGCTACATGcaacattctcaaatatcagCTGAGTGGTGGGGACAGCCATCAGCAAGATCAGATGCCCTGGTTAACTAGCAGCCCTCCAGGTCCTGtttgcctccctctccccttgacCAGGAGAGCCAGTGAACCAGCATTTACAACCGGTACACAAGCTGGGAAGAGTCACGTTAAGGTGGAGGGTGTGGAAGAAAGAGGTAAAGGATGTAGAAGCTACAGCATGCCTCACAGACTCTCCTTCCTGGAGGCGATGCCCGGTtcagacaacacagtcccagaaagagatgctctTGTGGCTGATGTCATCAACACTGCTACAGAGGACACTGAAGTCAACAGGAATTCTGTTGACCCCCTGCCTGGCAATCTCTCTTCTCCTGAATCAGTCTTGGAGGCTACACCCACGGGAtttctgaacctgggcttctgtgaagaagattcatcccaggggtcagacattcccagtgaccagccccaggTGGCACCCATGACATCTGGATCCAGGCCACTCAGGATCTGGAAACTGGTGAGGAAGCAAATGTCCCATGCACTGAGagcactgtgctgctgctgctgctgctgctgctgcctgcccaccccaaggtGAGCCCTGAACCCTTGCATCAGGGGTTCAAGGAAAAGAGGGGACAGTGGAGACCGACATGGAGAACAGTTAGATGTGCCACATAGATGAATTCCTACATTGTATTTTGAATATACCATTTCAATatcctttttaaatgaaaagttgtaCCCACTCAGAGGGCCCAGAATTTCAGATATGTGGTACATTAGATGGCAAATTCACAGCTTTCTGTTCATGTACAGCCCTAGAGGGCTGAGGCAAAAGCAGGTAGCATAGCATGGGGACCACagcatgggaaggaagggaggagagtttgGCTAAATGGGGCAAAGGTTCAGAAAGGAGAAATCAGGGGAGGAATATGGCACAGAACTTTTATCTGCCAAAGTCACTAATAGAGGTGCAttcatgtttctttctgctttgaagtgtggaaactgaaatggccCAATAGAATTCCAGACCTGGTGAGGAGCCACGGAAGGGACCCAAGACAGATCGCCAGAGTGCCAGCTCCCTCCAACACAGAGCAACAGGCTCCTGCCTGCATTCATCCTCCAGCTATTGGGTCTGAGCTACCAATCTGCATCTCTTTCAGCTCAATTCAGCTTCAGAACTGTTGTGGGACAATTTGGGGTCATATAGCATATGTACCCCATGACCCTCTACCTTCCTAGCTTTGGTTGTGCTTGTAGGACCACTCACactgcatggaaaacagcagcctctacCACCAGGAATGACTTCATACCAATCACGGCTGCTCATCATCTTGGTCACTTTAACCTTCCAACTTACTCTGTGACTGCCTTATGGACAAAACAGCAAGACCTGTGTAAATCCTCTGGAGAATGGAGGTGggtgaaggagataaaggggactAATTGGCAAACAGTTTCGAGACAGGAATAGGGGACATGAGAGTTGGTGTAGAATAAGGAGTAGAGTCTGTCCTGAGGAACTTCCTGTCAACAAAGGAGATGTGTGTGCTGACCTGTGACAGGGGCCGTGCACAGTCTAGAGCAGGAACAAATCTCCCCTGAAGTGCAGAGTGGGAGGGAGCTAGAAATAGCcagcaatgaggaggagagggcctgctctgatggttcctaCCATGTGTCAAGGCACACACGTAGGATGTTGACTTGGAAATAACATCCTGTTCTTACCTACAGATCTGGGGTGAAGCAGGAGAAAAGTGCAGCACTATTGGTCAGTGGAGTCCCATCCTCTTCAGTGCTGAGTAAGTCCTGTCTGTTAAAGTCACTAAGAGAGgcactttccttattctttcgGGTTTTATTTGGGAAAAGTGAACTGGTGTATTTGAACTACAGTCTTGGTGTGGTGTAGTGCAACAGGAAGGATCCAGGCTGGAAATCTGTGTGATGATATGTTAGGACTATAGGTTCCAGTATCCATCCTCCAGGTTAGGGTCTCAGCTgccatcttccccatccttcacctCATTGCTGCCCCTGCACTGTTGCTGAACATCCCTGAGAGTCACATGTAGCATCGACCCAATGAATGTCTACATCCCTCATGGTTCCTGTGGGACCAGGGTTCCACGGCATCTAAAAGGGCTGCCTCTGTCAACAGGACAGACTTGCACATAGATCTGAGGCTTCCCTCTTCTTTGATTCATTCATCACCTCCAAACTGCTTTGtgactgtctttcagaagaactACAGCAACTGTAAATCCACTGGGAGATGGGAGAATGGAGATAAGGGGAGGAACAGGAaaaaggaggatggagaggatgaagaggaaatgagaggacctGTAGAGAGGGTAGAGTGTGTCCAGAGGAGCTCACCTGAAATGAGTGGAGAAAAGGAGGTTTTGCTGGGGCAGGTGTTGAAGAAGTGAGACCAGGAAAAAATGTCTCAAACAGAGCAAAATATGACCTCAGATTTATAGCCAGCAATGAAGAGCACAGCCTTGATTGTGATTGGCATATGTCAAGGTAGAGAACTATGAGGCTGCTTTGGAAGGGATTCTGATTCTGGGCTACTAAAGAAGGGTATTGCAAAAGAAGGGTGGCTGCATCATGCAGTGGGGTCCTCTGCTGGTCTTGTCTATCATGGCCTTTGGCAGATCTGATGACATCTATGTCTTTTTCTCCATAGCCTCCTTCATCCAGGCTTCTCATTGTGCCTCCCACCTCCTGATCCAAGAATTCTGCATCATTTTTCCATCTCATAGAGGCATTTATAACTGATATTTGACCTTACATTAACATTGTTCTGCTCCAATGTGGGAAGGTAAGTAGGCCTTGCCAGGCCTGATGCTGAGTATtgcctctacaagaacagcagccATGGGAATTCTTTATGACCAATGCCCACCATTGGGGTCAGACTCAGAAGGTAACCTTGATCATCATGGATCTCTTGATGACAGCCCCTGGTGCAGTGTGAAGCACTGGATGAGTTGTAGTGTCTCAACTGTTTTCTAGGACGCCTTCCAGTTAGGGagcagctcactgatttggcaaggGGAAATGAACTCGACAGGGACTCCAGGGTCCTAATCTGTGTGAATCATGTACCTGAAGGTAAGACTGAGTACAGTTAGTATCTGTGTGTGGCAGAAGATAAGTCTCTGAAGTCTGGTGTTGATGTGCTGAAAAGGATCCCTTGAAGTAGCATGTGCCAGCATCCctgacacagagggaaagttATCATTGACTTGCTCAACTGAAGAGCaatgggagactgagagactgcagaggtTCACAAGGAAGgaaccagcttctctgctgtagctggcctccagctccatcTGACTATCTGATCCTGGGCTGTTAGCAAATACTGATGCATGTTAACGTCTTTGGCCGGATCTTCCCAGGGGATGATAGCCAGCTTGTGCTGTCACTGACTTCTAGAACCATGACTATCTGGTGAGTCCAAGTGCACAATACAAGATCAGTCAGTTtgttcaggaagagagagaaattttcagtttgtggCTATCACCTGGTGTCAGTctgtgtttctgctgcatatCAGTGAAGGCAGGGCTGAGAAATGGTTGAGGAGTATGTTGAATTCCAGAAATGAGATAGGAAAATTTCCTGaatcctcattttatatattttactctttttgagactggatctcactgtatggccctggctatcctgagacTCTCTGTGTAGAACATACAGCTCTGAAAGTCATAGAGATTgaccccctttctctgcctcctgagcactggaattacagatgtggactgccatgcctggcttcacgTACTGTTTGTATAGCATCAATGGTAAATTTCTCCAAATATTTGAAGGAAAGGAGACAAGTCTTGTGCTTCTTTCATCTCAACAGTGTCAGGGATTGAATTGAAGTTTCTTTCATCCAGGATGGAGTACAAACAGCAGCAAAGTCCAAATCTAACCTTCAGAATAGAAGTCTATGTCCACCAGTGAACAGATACCTGGAGGTGAGAACTGCTGTCATGAATTCTTCTGGGGACCCCAGTCAGTGGGCTGGAGGAGGTATGCAACTAGCTGATACATCCCTGGAAAAAAGGCACAGAACACACAAAGGCTACTCTCTAATCctttttctcaggatccccactGCAGTCCAGGCACAAATCCCATGACCTCAACCTGACCAATCAGGATCATCCAGATTGGCTACCTGGTCTGATTgattgagttctttccatttgagccttgagatcacagctgaggactcaaggtgggtcactgagacagctggtgcctgtcttgggatgTTGACGGCAGGACTTTCATTTTAAGGacaccagtggcagaggcagtacATGAAGCCACATATTCTAGATAGGAGCTTCCAGTTCTACTCATCTGACACCCAgattctgtctgcttgtctgctgacttccatggCTACTCTTGCTCATGGGTCCCACAGTGCTTTTGTTATTTGTCAAAACCACTTTGGGTTGCTTTTAGGCTACTGAATCTTGTTCATACTCCCTGGCTAATGGAGATCCAGGGCTGCAGGTTTCTGGATTCTGAACCAACTAGGACTCTGTACACCCCACTCTAGACAGTGTGTGATGGTAGAGGTGATCAGGCCCTCACAAGAACATTGTGGACCATCCCAGGAAGACCACTGTCCTATTCCATTTCCTGAGTGTTCTGTTGTTCATGTTCTGACCCCTATGACCTGCACATTTTGcatatgaaaaagaaagtgaTCTTTGTCTTTGGGACAAGCTTGTCACACATAACACATTCATCCtcagttgtatctgttttctgaaaaaatgTGTAAATTTCACTCTTTGGGGTGAGTATGTGCTCTTTCCCCTGTatgctcttcatttatttattccttttacttatttatccatttatttatttatttatttatttatttatttatttattcattcattcatttatttctctctctctctctctctctctctatatatatatatatatatatatatatatatatatatatatatatatatattcattctaggTGTCTTTTACATCAggtattttgattacattcatgtccccatcatttcacatctgccctccacccctacAACTGCCCCAATACaacaaaatttaacagaaaaaaggaaacataagataaaattaaaaagggggaaaagggggAAACTCAAAGGTttcctcatggaagctgcagtgaccgagtgtgacagagtgagtcacacTGTAAACCCCTCTGTCCACATATCTTCACTTGTTAGTGCTCATTGcggagtcactggtctggttccaggACTTCAGTGCCTACAACActaattaattttgtgtttgataCTGTCATCTGTCCTTTGCATTTGGCACATTAACTTTTTCACTGTCTgggtatgcaaatttaaaactctgacttCAAAATCACCAGTGCCACAGTACAAACCCACTTCTAAATAAAGTGTCATGGTTGAGCAGGGGATGGAGAACAGAGGAAGATAACCAGGGattgcagaggcagcaggaaaaaaTTGACTAAGGGAGGAATttagagagaatggaagagacaga
Proteins encoded:
- the LOC102928116 gene encoding putative sperm motility kinase W, which translates into the protein MANHMEEDYLEKDFRMLTSLGCGSFGEVKLACHLPTHTRVAVKVLEKNTNSVADISTEVNILQSLEHRNIVRFFDMIDTLSTTYLIMEYVAGEDLESCLGALGCFKEEEARVIFRQVVSAVHFLHQRHIAHRDIKLENILVDAAGNAKLCDFGMAIEITEGQMLEEICGSLLYWAPEILARKPYDGRAGDMWSLGIVLYVLVTGHFPYMEETLEGMHRVITTTMCPIPYHLSKPCHIIIARLLMVPIWYRFTICQLVERPWLGPIQEHVLPATKEILPRVVETMCTIGYTCEEIVSSLTHRREDNHVTATCNILKYQLSGGDSHQQDQMPWLTSSPPGPVCLPLPLTRRASEPAFTTGTQAGKSHVKVEGVEERGKGCRSYSMPHRLSFLEAMPGSDNTVPERDALVADVINTATEDTEVNRNSVDPLPGNLSSPESVLEATPTGFLNLGFCEEDSSQGSDIPSDQPQVAPMTSGSRPLRIWKLVRKQMSHALRALCCCCCCCCCLPTPSVETEMAQ